TGACTCAAAGGCAGGCTCTCATGGACAAGTACATATATGCTTATCGGGTCGTGGACGTGCGAGATCCACGATTGGGCTGGATGAAATCCACCGCTGCTGAACGTCGGAATGAGATGGCAGCACGAGTCGCAGATGGTCGCATGATCCCGCTGGAGGTTGAGGACGTAGCGACGCCTTATTACATCCGTGCAGAAGATGAGGGTTTGTTGCGTGAGTTGGAAAGGGAAGAGCCGCATTATGATCCATCAGGTCCGGTACGATTCTTGCCCCCGCTGGACAACCTGCTGTGGAGACGGGAACGGATTGTAGATTTATTTGATTTCCATTATAAGTGGGAGATATACACACCAGAGGTGAAACGAACTTACGGCTATTACGCCATGCCCATTCTCCACGGCGATCGGCTGATTGGACGCATGGACCCGCGACTCGATCGCAAAACGGGCGTACTAACGGTTCGGTTGTTATCGATGGAAGAGACTGCTCCGCCTGTGGAGGAATGGATCGCGGATTTTCGGGAGGGACTTCGTTTCTTTGCAACGATGCATGGAGCGCGATCCATCACGGTAGAGAAGACCGTACCAAAGGGGTTGAAAAAACAGCTTAAGTCGATTTGATAGAATCGGTAGACGTCAATAAAGGGAGCGAAAGCTCGCTCCCCTAAGGCTGAATCTGGACCTGTAATAAGCTTGTTACTCCAGTCTCACAGCAAATTTAGTTTTCAATTAACGCAGATGTGGGACTTCAACATTTGGATCAACATCTGCTTCATAATCCACGCCGTCGGTTTCGAAACCAAACAGTTGGAAGAACTCCTGACGGTATCCTGCCAAATCGGACAGATCGTAGATGTTTTCAGTGGTCAGCTCGTTCCAGAGCTTCGCCACTTCTTCCTGAACGTCTGCTCTCATCTCCCAATCATCAATACGAATACGCCCTGCTTCATCGGTCGGAACTTCTCCTCCCGCATACAGGCGATCAGCGAACAAACGTTGCAATTGCTCGATGCAGCCTTCATGCAAGCCTTTTTCCTTCATGACTTTGTACAATGCGGAGATATACAACGGCACCACTGGAATTGCGGAGCTTGATTGGGTGACCAGCGCTTTGGCTACGGTCAGGTAAGCACGTCCGCCCTTTGCACTCAGACGATCATTCAACTTATGGGCTGTCGCTTCCAGATGGTTTTTGGCCTGACCGATGGAACCATCACGATAGATCGCATGCGTAAGTTCAGGACCGATGTAAGAAAAGGCAATGGTTGTTGCGTTGTCTGCGAGTACGCCACCCTGTTGCAAGGCATCCATCCACAGTTCCCAATCATCTCCGCCCATCACGGCTACCGTCTGACGGATTTCTTCATCGGATGCCGGATCAATCGTAACGGAAGTCACTTCACCCGTATGGAAATTGACGGTTTTGTTGGTGTACGATTGTCCAATCGGTTTGAGCACGGAGTTGAATACTTCACCAGTATTCGGATCGGTACGGCGTGCCGACGCTACGCTGTAGACCACCAGATCAACCTGACCGAGTTCACTGCGAATCAGTTCAACGGTCTTTTCTCTTGTTTCGTTGGCAAAGGCATCGCCTGTGATGCTGTATGATTTCAGTCCTGCTTCTTCCGCAGCTTTTTCAAATGCAGCGGAGTTGTACCAGCCAGCTGAAGCCGTACGTTTATCAGTGGCGCTGCTTGGGCGGTAAATGCCGATGGTGTTGGCTCCGGCACCGAATGCGGATACGACGCGCGATGCAAGTCCATATCCAGTGGAAGCTCCGATAACGAGTACGTTCCGCGGTCCGTTCAATTGCGGTTGGGATTTTACATAATCAATTTGCTCCTGCACTTGTGCAGCACAGCCTACAGGATGGGAAGTTGTACAAATAAAACCACGTGTTCTTGGTTTAATAATCATTCATTTGCATCCTTTCATATTCAACTCTTGTTCTTCATTGTTGGATAATGCTCTTGTACATACCACCTTATTGTAAAACAATTGCCTCCGAAACGGAAACCGTTTCGATGGATTTGGCTAAAAGACGGTATCCGGCTTCGTACCCTGGATGATATTATATAGTAGATTCACAGGATCCAAACGAAAGGAAGACTAGTCATGCTGAAGGAACGGATTGAATTTCTGAGCAAAAGAAAGCAAATTTCTCGCAAAGACCTCGTGGAAGGTCTGGTTACGCAGGCTCACTTTGCCAATATTCTGGCCGATCGGTATCCACTCCCTGAAGATCTGGCAGAGGCTATTGCGTCACGTCTTGGCGTTACGACTTCCTATCTGTTAAATGCTGCTGCACAGGACAAAGAAACCCTGGCGCGGGCAGAGGCTGTTTTTGAACAAATGTCAGTTCCAGCTTCCG
Above is a window of Paenibacillus sp. E222 DNA encoding:
- the fabV gene encoding enoyl-ACP reductase FabV; the encoded protein is MIIKPRTRGFICTTSHPVGCAAQVQEQIDYVKSQPQLNGPRNVLVIGASTGYGLASRVVSAFGAGANTIGIYRPSSATDKRTASAGWYNSAAFEKAAEEAGLKSYSITGDAFANETREKTVELIRSELGQVDLVVYSVASARRTDPNTGEVFNSVLKPIGQSYTNKTVNFHTGEVTSVTIDPASDEEIRQTVAVMGGDDWELWMDALQQGGVLADNATTIAFSYIGPELTHAIYRDGSIGQAKNHLEATAHKLNDRLSAKGGRAYLTVAKALVTQSSSAIPVVPLYISALYKVMKEKGLHEGCIEQLQRLFADRLYAGGEVPTDEAGRIRIDDWEMRADVQEEVAKLWNELTTENIYDLSDLAGYRQEFFQLFGFETDGVDYEADVDPNVEVPHLR